A genomic region of Mesorhizobium sp. NZP2077 contains the following coding sequences:
- a CDS encoding DUF2852 domain-containing protein: MNTSALIRPAWTPATIALMVIGFMVFWPLGFAMLAYIIWGDRLDGFKRDVNRATDGIFAGRRRGSDKAARWGNGSARTGNVAFDDWREKELERLNEERRKLDEMLTQFDEYARELRRAKDQDEFDRFMANRNKSTAPAKTDPSTETTKRGKGSNLLDD, translated from the coding sequence ATGAACACATCTGCATTGATCCGCCCGGCCTGGACGCCGGCAACCATCGCGTTGATGGTGATCGGCTTCATGGTGTTCTGGCCGCTCGGCTTCGCCATGCTCGCCTACATCATCTGGGGCGACCGGCTCGACGGCTTCAAGCGTGACGTCAACCGCGCTACAGACGGCATCTTCGCCGGCCGCCGCCGCGGGTCGGACAAGGCCGCGCGCTGGGGCAATGGCTCCGCTCGCACCGGCAACGTCGCTTTCGACGACTGGCGCGAAAAGGAGCTTGAGCGCCTTAATGAAGAGCGCCGCAAGCTCGACGAGATGCTGACGCAGTTCGACGAGTACGCCCGCGAATTGCGCCGCGCCAAGGATCAGGACGAGTTCGATCGCTTCATGGCGAACCGCAACAAGTCGACTGCGCCTGCGAAGACCGATCCGAGCACTGAAACCACCAAGCGTGGCAAGGGCTCGAACCTGCTTGACGACTGA
- a CDS encoding benzoate/H(+) symporter BenE family transporter translates to MRLSIPISAFVAAIVGFGGTLAIVIAAAHAVGATQIQTASWVTTICLAMAIESLWLSWRTKMPVITAWSTPGLALMAASTGFSIGEAIAAFIVTAILLIATGLFRPLTQLISRIPPSVASGMLAGIVVTFVLNAVKTIPVDPWLILPLIAVFFVIRLFNPALSVLAVLIGGGLAAFLTGRVGGLPTPELSTLTLIAPDFTAKAMIGLALPLYLVTMASQNLSGLAVLRAAGYHPEPGPLIGVTGLFSLLSAPFGGSTTNLAAISAAICTGPDVHPDPAERWKTGPFYALAYLIFAIFGASLVAIFAVLPQSLIVLVAGLALMASLANALAIALKDEGDRMAATVTFVVTATGLTLFGVGAAFWGLIAGLVVLFLDMLKKR, encoded by the coding sequence ATGCGCCTCTCGATCCCGATCTCGGCCTTCGTCGCCGCCATCGTCGGCTTTGGCGGCACGCTGGCCATCGTCATTGCCGCCGCCCACGCCGTCGGTGCGACGCAAATCCAGACGGCGAGTTGGGTGACGACCATTTGCCTGGCCATGGCGATCGAAAGCCTGTGGCTGTCCTGGCGCACGAAAATGCCTGTCATCACCGCCTGGTCGACGCCGGGCCTGGCGCTGATGGCGGCGTCAACCGGCTTTTCAATCGGCGAGGCCATCGCCGCCTTCATCGTCACCGCCATCCTGTTGATCGCCACCGGCCTGTTTCGGCCGTTGACGCAGCTGATCTCCAGGATACCGCCCTCGGTCGCCTCAGGCATGCTGGCCGGCATCGTCGTCACCTTCGTCCTCAATGCGGTCAAGACAATCCCCGTCGACCCCTGGCTGATCCTGCCGCTGATCGCAGTGTTCTTCGTCATCCGCCTGTTCAACCCGGCGCTGTCGGTGCTGGCGGTGCTGATCGGCGGTGGTCTGGCCGCGTTTCTCACCGGCCGCGTCGGCGGCCTGCCGACGCCGGAATTGTCGACGCTGACGCTGATTGCGCCTGATTTCACCGCCAAGGCGATGATCGGCCTGGCGCTGCCGCTCTACCTCGTCACCATGGCTTCGCAGAACCTCTCAGGCCTCGCCGTGCTGCGCGCCGCCGGCTACCACCCGGAGCCTGGCCCGCTGATCGGTGTCACCGGCTTGTTTTCGCTGCTGTCGGCGCCGTTCGGCGGTTCCACCACCAATCTGGCGGCGATCTCGGCGGCGATCTGCACCGGGCCGGACGTCCATCCCGACCCCGCCGAACGCTGGAAGACCGGCCCGTTCTATGCGCTCGCCTATCTTATCTTCGCGATTTTCGGCGCCTCGCTGGTGGCGATCTTCGCCGTCCTGCCGCAGAGCCTGATCGTGCTGGTGGCGGGTCTGGCGCTGATGGCGTCGCTCGCCAACGCGCTGGCGATCGCTCTGAAAGACGAGGGCGACCGCATGGCCGCCACCGTCACCTTTGTCGTCACCGCCACCGGTCTGACGCTGTTTGGCGTCGGCGCCGCGTTCTGGGGCCTGATTGCCGGGCTGGTCGTGCTTTTCCTCGATATGCTCAAAAAGCGATAA
- a CDS encoding alpha/beta hydrolase, with protein MTVTPPSFLDVDGSRIAVRHTAGSTPGIVWLGGYKSDMLGTKAQTLSDWAAREGRAFLRHDYSGNGESGGAFADGTISTWLAQSLAVFRHFAKGDQILVGSSMGAWIALRMVQELRKTGDANVVGLVLLAPAPDFTSELVEPVLTEAQKRDLAEKGFFAEPSDYSTEPYIYTRALIADGRANRVMTGPIDTHCPVHILQGLADPDVPSSHALKLVSLLPADDVTLSLIPDGDHRLSRPQDLDMLLRAVGDMAARGK; from the coding sequence ATGACCGTCACGCCCCCAAGCTTTCTCGATGTAGATGGATCGCGCATCGCCGTGCGCCACACGGCAGGCTCGACGCCTGGCATTGTCTGGCTGGGTGGCTACAAGTCGGACATGCTGGGCACGAAAGCGCAGACGCTTTCGGACTGGGCGGCGAGGGAAGGCCGGGCCTTCCTGCGTCATGACTATTCCGGCAACGGCGAATCCGGGGGCGCGTTTGCCGACGGCACGATTTCGACATGGCTGGCGCAGAGTCTTGCCGTGTTCCGGCATTTCGCCAAGGGCGATCAGATCCTGGTCGGCTCGTCGATGGGCGCCTGGATCGCGCTGCGCATGGTGCAGGAATTGCGCAAGACGGGCGACGCAAACGTCGTCGGCCTGGTGCTGCTGGCGCCGGCGCCGGATTTTACCTCTGAGCTGGTCGAACCGGTGCTGACCGAAGCGCAAAAGCGCGACCTCGCCGAGAAAGGCTTCTTCGCCGAGCCCTCCGACTATTCCACGGAACCCTACATCTACACGCGCGCCCTGATCGCGGACGGTCGTGCCAACCGGGTCATGACCGGGCCGATCGACACCCATTGCCCGGTGCACATCCTGCAGGGCCTGGCCGATCCGGACGTACCGTCGAGCCATGCTTTGAAACTGGTCAGTCTGCTGCCGGCCGACGATGTCACGCTGTCGCTGATCCCCGACGGCGACCATCGCCTGTCGCGGCCCCAGGATCTCGACATGCTGCTGCGGGCGGTCGGCGACATGGCCGCGCGGGGCAAGTGA
- the infC gene encoding translation initiation factor IF-3 — MRRPFKAAAPTKDGPRSNRDIRVPRVQLIDAEGQNRGDVSINDALLLAEEAGLDLVEISPNAVPPVVKILDLGKLKYANQKKAAEARKNQKVIEIKEIKMRPNIDSHDYETKMKAVRRFFEEGDKVKLTLRFRGREMAHMELGMQLLNKVREEVATIAKVEAEPKLEGRQMMMVLAPR; from the coding sequence ATTCGCAGACCTTTCAAAGCAGCGGCGCCGACCAAGGATGGGCCGCGCTCCAACCGTGATATCCGGGTTCCCCGGGTCCAGCTTATCGACGCCGAAGGCCAGAACCGCGGCGATGTTTCCATCAACGACGCATTGCTGCTCGCCGAAGAGGCCGGGCTCGATCTGGTCGAGATATCACCCAATGCGGTACCGCCCGTCGTAAAGATCCTCGATCTCGGCAAGTTGAAATACGCCAACCAGAAGAAGGCGGCCGAGGCGCGCAAGAACCAGAAGGTCATCGAGATCAAGGAGATCAAGATGCGGCCGAACATCGACAGCCATGACTACGAGACCAAGATGAAGGCGGTGCGCCGCTTCTTCGAGGAAGGCGACAAGGTCAAGCTGACGCTGCGCTTCCGCGGTCGCGAGATGGCGCATATGGAACTCGGCATGCAGCTTCTGAACAAGGTGCGCGAGGAAGTGGCAACCATCGCCAAGGTCGAGGCGGAGCCGAAGCTCGAAGGCCGCCAGATGATGATGGTGCTGGCGCCGCGCTAA
- a CDS encoding isoprenylcysteine carboxylmethyltransferase family protein: MDNEVKYGLGNYQQMRRLVLAVLVVVLFLALLFGQSTFPPDTPVHETIEMFGVLLIFLGIVGRLWSTLYIGGRKSSEVVTGGPYSITRNPLYVFSTVAAAGVGAQIGSFSGIVLFAALCAGAFHIVILREEKFLKEALGAPYQAYLDKVPRFFPNLSLYQEGDTGSFKPRLLLTTLLDGLVFLIALPAFELIDGAQQSGMLPVWFTLP, encoded by the coding sequence TTGGACAATGAAGTCAAATACGGGCTGGGGAATTACCAGCAGATGCGCCGGTTGGTGCTTGCCGTGCTCGTGGTGGTGCTGTTTTTGGCACTGCTGTTCGGCCAATCGACCTTCCCACCCGACACGCCGGTGCATGAAACGATCGAGATGTTCGGCGTGCTGCTGATCTTCCTCGGCATCGTCGGGCGCCTTTGGTCGACGCTCTATATAGGCGGGCGCAAATCTTCCGAGGTGGTGACGGGCGGACCCTACTCGATCACCCGCAACCCGCTCTATGTGTTCTCGACCGTGGCCGCGGCCGGCGTTGGCGCGCAGATCGGCTCGTTCTCCGGCATCGTTCTCTTCGCTGCTCTGTGCGCGGGCGCCTTCCACATCGTCATCCTGCGCGAGGAGAAGTTTCTCAAGGAAGCGCTCGGCGCGCCCTATCAGGCCTACCTGGACAAGGTGCCGCGCTTCTTCCCGAACCTCTCCCTTTACCAAGAGGGCGATACAGGCAGCTTCAAGCCGCGTCTGCTGCTCACCACGCTGCTCGACGGGCTGGTGTTCCTGATCGCGCTGCCCGCCTTCGAACTGATCGACGGCGCGCAGCAGTCGGGCATGCTGCCGGTGTGGTTTACGCTGCCCTGA
- the rpmI gene encoding 50S ribosomal protein L35, which yields MPKMKTKSAAKKRFKITGTGKVLSAAAGKRHGMIKRSNKFIRNARGTMVLAEPDGKKVIKNFLPNGL from the coding sequence ATGCCCAAGATGAAGACCAAATCGGCCGCCAAGAAGCGGTTCAAGATCACAGGTACGGGTAAAGTCCTGTCGGCTGCGGCCGGCAAGCGTCACGGCATGATCAAGCGTTCCAACAAGTTCATTCGAAATGCCCGCGGCACGATGGTTCTGGCTGAACCGGATGGCAAGAAGGTCATCAAGAATTTTCTTCCGAACGGCCTCT